In a single window of the Massilia oculi genome:
- a CDS encoding TonB-dependent receptor, which produces MTKTTPAGAAVRASSSTPIRLAILTLLAGIGSAQAQSASDPASAAAATPPAVVDNGQIAEVKVTATKRSTSLQRTPIAVTALSAATLQDNHVQTMLDVVALVPGFQATAQGDHGVTTMTLRGIGNDSAKTEYADPEVASFVDNVYSPRAEGATALMFDVEGIEVLRGPQGTLWGRNSTVGAVNIQTVKPELNSRSGYLEGGIGDYNRLGVRGAVNIPVSDNAALRFAVVHERHDGYVDYQRFKNPSVESQRAAYLASGADPAGFRPINPNLFVSGGDKYSAQDQSAARLSLLWQLAPNVRWDIAYEKFIDRGTPSANLMQTPRPGEKHWSTLSDSAPWINRDSHNVRSRLSWDISPDMALQYVAGWSKYSGDMRFDQDGGTVVPTSITTGGIFQEHTTVDSNYKSHSHELLLQSTGTRTLDWQVGAYYGNEKNDVRFDIAGMKGTPDGAVNWQGSFIQPKQTVDTSAVFGQATWNITNAWHLTGGVRYTHDKRVHTGGRGYTWGYDASAPQLPLNPHIDPRDPVNGYVEGVPNDGRYSDNKATGLVRLNYDIDRNNMVYASVSTGYKSGGVQDRGLPYQPETLTNYEIGSKSTFLDGALRINNALFYMDFKDFQFNSPVSFPDGSRGLAIENADGAEVYGLETEIAARIAKDGRLSIALAVLDTKLGRLIAGSNDYALPPCTIDPRIETCLDVTGHKLPHAPKFSATVQYQHTFRLANGGSLIPRITARYEDEVRLSVFDLGPEDRQKAYGSADVGLRYQQDKWWVDAFVRNVSDKKIKTSAFNGFGPWLAQYKPPRTVGINTGFDF; this is translated from the coding sequence ATGACCAAGACTACGCCCGCGGGGGCCGCAGTGCGCGCCTCGTCGTCCACTCCCATCCGCCTCGCCATCCTGACCCTGCTCGCCGGCATTGGCAGCGCCCAGGCCCAGAGCGCGTCCGACCCGGCATCCGCCGCCGCCGCCACGCCGCCCGCCGTCGTCGACAACGGCCAGATCGCCGAGGTGAAGGTCACCGCCACCAAGCGTTCGACCTCGCTGCAGCGCACCCCGATCGCGGTCACCGCGCTCAGCGCCGCCACCCTGCAGGACAACCACGTGCAGACCATGCTCGACGTGGTGGCGCTGGTGCCGGGCTTCCAGGCCACGGCCCAGGGCGACCACGGCGTCACCACCATGACCCTGCGCGGCATCGGCAACGACAGCGCCAAGACCGAATACGCCGACCCGGAAGTCGCGTCCTTCGTCGATAACGTCTATTCGCCGCGCGCCGAAGGCGCCACCGCACTGATGTTCGACGTCGAGGGCATCGAGGTTCTGCGCGGCCCGCAAGGCACGCTGTGGGGCCGCAACTCCACTGTCGGCGCGGTCAACATCCAGACCGTCAAGCCGGAACTGAACAGCCGCTCCGGCTACCTCGAAGGCGGCATCGGCGACTACAACCGCCTGGGCGTGCGCGGCGCGGTCAACATCCCGGTCTCCGACAATGCCGCACTGCGCTTCGCCGTGGTGCACGAGCGCCACGACGGCTACGTCGACTACCAGCGCTTCAAGAACCCGTCGGTCGAGTCGCAGCGCGCCGCCTACCTGGCCTCGGGCGCCGATCCGGCCGGTTTCCGTCCGATCAACCCTAACCTGTTCGTCTCGGGCGGCGACAAGTACAGCGCCCAGGACCAGAGCGCGGCGCGCCTGTCGCTGCTGTGGCAACTGGCGCCCAACGTGCGCTGGGACATCGCCTACGAAAAATTCATCGACCGCGGCACCCCGAGCGCCAACCTGATGCAGACCCCGCGTCCGGGCGAGAAGCACTGGTCGACCCTGTCCGACAGCGCGCCCTGGATCAACCGCGACAGCCACAATGTGCGCAGCCGCCTGAGCTGGGACATCAGCCCCGACATGGCGCTGCAGTACGTGGCCGGCTGGTCCAAGTACAGCGGCGACATGCGCTTCGACCAGGATGGCGGCACCGTGGTCCCGACCTCGATCACCACCGGCGGCATCTTCCAGGAACACACCACGGTCGACTCCAACTACAAGAGCCACAGCCACGAGCTGCTGCTGCAGTCGACCGGCACCCGCACGCTCGACTGGCAGGTCGGCGCCTATTATGGCAACGAGAAGAACGACGTCCGCTTCGACATCGCCGGCATGAAAGGCACGCCGGACGGCGCCGTGAACTGGCAGGGTTCCTTCATCCAGCCGAAGCAGACCGTGGACACCTCGGCCGTGTTCGGCCAGGCCACCTGGAACATCACCAATGCCTGGCACCTGACCGGCGGCGTGCGCTACACCCACGACAAGCGCGTCCACACCGGTGGGCGCGGCTACACCTGGGGCTATGACGCCAGCGCGCCGCAACTGCCGCTCAACCCGCACATCGACCCACGCGATCCGGTCAATGGCTACGTCGAAGGCGTGCCGAACGACGGCCGCTACAGCGACAACAAGGCCACCGGCCTGGTGCGCCTGAACTACGACATCGACCGCAACAATATGGTCTATGCCAGCGTGTCGACCGGCTACAAGTCGGGCGGCGTGCAGGACCGCGGCCTGCCCTACCAGCCCGAGACGCTGACCAACTACGAGATCGGCTCGAAGAGCACCTTCCTGGACGGCGCCCTGCGCATCAACAACGCGCTGTTCTACATGGACTTCAAGGACTTCCAGTTCAATTCGCCGGTCAGCTTCCCGGACGGCAGCCGCGGCCTGGCCATCGAGAACGCCGACGGCGCCGAGGTGTACGGCCTGGAGACCGAGATCGCCGCCCGCATCGCCAAAGATGGTCGCCTGTCGATCGCACTGGCCGTCCTCGACACCAAGCTCGGTCGCCTGATCGCCGGCTCGAACGACTATGCGCTGCCGCCGTGCACGATCGATCCGCGCATCGAGACCTGCCTCGACGTCACCGGGCACAAGCTGCCGCACGCGCCGAAGTTCTCGGCCACGGTCCAGTACCAGCACACCTTCCGCCTGGCCAATGGCGGCAGCCTGATACCGCGCATCACGGCGCGCTACGAAGACGAGGTGCGCCTGAGCGTGTTCGACCTCGGTCCGGAAGACCGCCAGAAGGCCTATGGCAGCGCCGACGTCGGCCTGCGCTACCAGCAGGACAAATGGTGGGTCGACGCTTTCGTGCGCAACGTGAGCGACAAGAAGATCAAGACCAGCGCCTTCAACGGCTTCGGCCCTTGGCTGGCGCAGTACAAGCCGCCGCGCACCGTCGGCATCAACACCGGCTTCGATTTCTAA
- a CDS encoding LacI family DNA-binding transcriptional regulator, translating to MKNVESSTSTLYQVASAAGVSPATVSRFLNGTAKVSEDKRRTIERVIDELNYKPNRLAQSLKIGSTRTIGVLTQSLESGYFNRAMVGIEDAVKAAGYALLIMSGHWHADEEAERVELLIGRRVDGVAILTGNMSDQQILDFSKRVPIVAFGRDVQGARTHGFCLDNYRGACEAVEYLIAQGHRRIAHIAGPDDHRDARARLAGYHDTLAKHRIEADPRLVVAGDFSESGGLLALNGLLAANLRFTAIFAANDLTAYGARLALYRRNIRVPEDISLVGFDDLESSMYTTPPLTTVRQPLYDAGIGIGRRMLAMLAHEQPEGEVPQLSLIVRESVRLL from the coding sequence ATGAAAAACGTCGAGAGCAGCACCAGCACCCTGTACCAGGTCGCCAGCGCTGCCGGCGTTTCTCCCGCCACGGTGTCGCGCTTCCTGAACGGCACCGCCAAGGTGTCCGAGGACAAGCGCCGTACCATCGAGCGCGTCATCGATGAACTGAACTACAAGCCGAACCGCCTGGCGCAAAGCCTCAAGATCGGCAGCACCCGCACCATCGGCGTGCTGACCCAGTCGCTCGAGAGCGGCTACTTCAACCGCGCCATGGTCGGCATCGAGGATGCGGTCAAGGCGGCCGGCTATGCGCTCCTGATCATGAGCGGGCACTGGCATGCCGACGAAGAAGCCGAGCGGGTCGAGCTGTTGATTGGACGCCGGGTCGATGGCGTGGCCATCCTCACCGGGAATATGAGCGACCAGCAGATCCTCGATTTCTCGAAGCGGGTGCCGATCGTCGCCTTCGGGCGCGATGTCCAGGGCGCGCGCACCCACGGCTTTTGCCTCGACAACTACCGCGGCGCCTGCGAGGCGGTGGAATACCTGATCGCGCAAGGCCACCGCCGCATCGCCCACATCGCCGGCCCTGACGACCACCGCGATGCGCGGGCGCGCCTGGCGGGCTACCACGACACCCTGGCCAAGCACCGGATCGAGGCCGATCCGCGGCTGGTGGTGGCGGGCGACTTCAGCGAATCCGGCGGCTTGCTGGCGCTGAACGGGCTGCTGGCCGCCAACCTGCGCTTCACCGCGATCTTCGCAGCCAACGACTTGACCGCGTATGGCGCGCGCTTGGCCCTGTACCGGCGCAATATCCGGGTGCCGGAAGACATCTCGCTGGTCGGCTTCGACGACCTGGAAAGCTCGATGTATACGACGCCTCCATTGACCACGGTGCGCCAACCGCTGTACGACGCCGGGATCGGCATCGGACGCCGCATGCTGGCGATGCTGGCGCACGAACAGCCGGAAGGCGAGGTGCCGCAGCTGAGCCTGATCGTGAGGGAATCGGTCAGGTTGCTGTGA
- a CDS encoding organic hydroperoxide resistance protein — MAIEQVLYRASAKASGGREGRAVSSDGVLDVKLTTPKELGGAGLEGTNPEQLFAAGYSACFLGAMKFVAARDKLKISPDVSVEGSVGIGAIPTGFGIEVVLKISLPGVPADEAQTLVDRAHIVCPYSNATRGNIDVTLQLV, encoded by the coding sequence ATGGCAATCGAACAAGTCCTCTACCGTGCAAGCGCCAAAGCCTCGGGTGGCCGTGAAGGCCGCGCCGTTTCCTCGGACGGCGTGCTGGACGTGAAACTGACCACCCCGAAAGAACTGGGCGGCGCTGGCCTGGAAGGCACGAACCCGGAACAGCTGTTCGCGGCCGGTTACTCGGCCTGCTTCCTGGGCGCCATGAAATTCGTCGCGGCCCGCGACAAGCTGAAAATCTCCCCTGACGTGTCGGTGGAAGGCAGCGTCGGCATCGGCGCGATCCCGACCGGCTTCGGCATCGAAGTCGTCCTCAAGATCAGCCTGCCGGGCGTGCCGGCCGATGAAGCGCAAACCCTGGTCGACCGCGCCCACATCGTCTGCCCGTACTCGAACGCGACCCGCGGCAATATCGACGTGACCCTGCAATTGGTGTGA
- a CDS encoding alpha/beta hydrolase: MNTLSKALVAASLALTYGAAAAADIEPTVERRTAEFLKALNSGGGKPIEQLSPADARKVLEGAQKSVKVNLPAADVSDKVITVDGKQIKLKIVRPAGVKGVLPAFMFIHGGGWVLGDYPTHERLVRDVVESSGAVAVFVDYTRSPEAGYGVAINEIYAATKWVAEHGKELNIDGSRLAVAGNSVGGNMAAALTLMAKDKGGPKLRYQVLMWPVTDANFETGSYKQFADGHFLSRNMMKWFWDSYTKDAAKRKEIYASPLQATLPQLKGLPPALIQTAENDVLRDEGEAYGRKLDQAGVDVTVTRYNGMIHDFGLLNPLATVPGVRSQVLQAGTELKKHLAK, translated from the coding sequence ATGAACACCCTGAGCAAAGCCCTCGTCGCCGCATCCCTGGCCCTGACCTATGGCGCCGCTGCGGCCGCCGACATCGAGCCCACCGTGGAACGCCGTACCGCCGAATTCCTGAAGGCGCTCAACTCCGGCGGCGGCAAGCCGATCGAACAGCTGTCGCCGGCCGACGCCCGCAAGGTGCTGGAAGGCGCGCAAAAAAGCGTCAAGGTCAATCTGCCGGCGGCCGACGTCTCGGACAAGGTGATCACCGTCGACGGCAAGCAGATCAAGCTGAAGATCGTGCGTCCGGCTGGCGTCAAGGGCGTGCTTCCCGCCTTCATGTTCATCCATGGCGGCGGCTGGGTGCTGGGCGACTATCCGACCCACGAACGCCTGGTGCGCGACGTGGTCGAGAGCTCGGGTGCGGTGGCGGTCTTCGTCGACTATACCCGCTCGCCGGAAGCCGGATACGGTGTGGCGATCAACGAGATCTATGCCGCGACCAAGTGGGTGGCGGAACATGGCAAGGAATTGAATATCGACGGCAGCCGCCTGGCGGTGGCGGGCAATAGCGTCGGCGGCAATATGGCGGCTGCGCTGACCCTGATGGCCAAGGACAAGGGTGGCCCGAAACTCCGCTACCAAGTGCTGATGTGGCCGGTGACCGATGCCAACTTCGAGACCGGCTCGTACAAGCAGTTTGCAGACGGACACTTCCTGAGCCGCAATATGATGAAGTGGTTCTGGGACAGCTATACGAAGGATGCCGCCAAGCGCAAGGAAATCTATGCCTCGCCGCTGCAAGCGACGCTGCCACAACTGAAGGGCTTGCCGCCGGCGCTGATCCAGACCGCCGAAAACGATGTGCTGCGTGACGAAGGCGAAGCCTACGGCCGCAAGCTGGACCAGGCCGGTGTCGACGTGACCGTCACCCGCTATAACGGCATGATCCACGACTTCGGCCTGCTCAATCCGCTGGCCACCGTGCCGGGCGTGCGTTCGCAAGTGCTGCAAGCAGGCACCGAACTGAAGAAACACCTGGCCAAGTAA
- a CDS encoding MFS transporter gives MQTTVSVPRRSSSVLAQAQLFSLPVVFALFGLIMGSWAGRIPALAAGVNVSHAALSMVLLCGGLGAVISYPISSFLMGRFGARKTIMIAGLALLCVLVSIGMAPDVSRLMMAVLMLGITASTFDVAMNSAAARREKQSGKSEMSRLHGLCCAGGLVGATLGSLMASMKIAPATHFLMLAGPLAVVLWLAVNLLEADEVGEKVEKKKFALPRGPLVLLGLLGFFGSMAEGSIADWSGVFLKEHFGASDGLAPLALSAFSMMMLMSRMVGDRMKERYGAKRLVTSGALVAASGLFFAVLAPNAYIALGGFAIAGVGLALVFPFVFSAAGAQGPAALAAVASMAYSGSLMGPPAIGAVAHFVGMQAAIAYVGGLSLVIAVVACRTRLLK, from the coding sequence ATGCAAACCACTGTTTCAGTTCCACGTCGTTCTTCTTCCGTACTCGCACAAGCCCAGCTGTTCTCGCTGCCGGTCGTGTTCGCCCTGTTCGGTCTGATCATGGGCTCGTGGGCCGGCCGCATCCCGGCCCTGGCCGCCGGCGTCAACGTCTCGCACGCCGCCCTGTCGATGGTGCTGCTGTGCGGCGGCCTCGGCGCCGTGATCTCGTACCCGATCTCATCCTTTCTGATGGGCCGCTTCGGCGCGCGCAAGACCATCATGATCGCGGGCCTCGCCCTGCTGTGCGTGCTGGTCTCGATCGGCATGGCGCCGGACGTGTCGCGCCTGATGATGGCGGTCCTGATGCTGGGCATCACGGCCAGCACCTTCGACGTCGCCATGAACTCGGCCGCCGCCCGCCGCGAAAAGCAGAGTGGCAAGTCGGAAATGTCGCGCCTGCATGGCCTGTGCTGTGCCGGTGGTCTGGTGGGCGCTACCCTCGGCAGCCTGATGGCCAGCATGAAGATCGCGCCGGCCACCCACTTCCTGATGCTGGCCGGCCCGCTGGCCGTGGTGCTGTGGCTCGCCGTCAACCTGCTCGAGGCGGATGAAGTCGGTGAGAAGGTCGAAAAGAAGAAGTTCGCGCTGCCGCGTGGTCCGCTCGTCCTGCTGGGTCTGCTGGGCTTCTTCGGCTCGATGGCCGAAGGCAGTATCGCCGACTGGAGCGGCGTGTTCCTGAAAGAGCACTTCGGCGCGTCGGACGGCCTGGCGCCGCTGGCACTGTCCGCGTTCTCGATGATGATGCTGATGTCGCGCATGGTCGGCGACAGGATGAAGGAACGTTACGGCGCCAAGCGCCTGGTGACCTCGGGCGCGCTGGTCGCCGCATCGGGCCTGTTCTTCGCGGTGCTGGCGCCGAACGCCTATATTGCCCTGGGCGGCTTCGCGATCGCCGGCGTCGGCCTGGCCCTGGTGTTCCCGTTCGTGTTCAGCGCCGCCGGCGCGCAGGGCCCGGCTGCCCTGGCGGCAGTGGCCAGCATGGCCTACAGCGGTAGCCTGATGGGTCCGCCTGCAATCGGCGCCGTCGCCCACTTCGTCGGCATGCAGGCAGCCATCGCCTACGTCGGCGGCCTGTCCCTGGTGATCGCCGTGGTGGCGTGCCGCACCCGCCTGCTGAAGTAA
- a CDS encoding AraC family transcriptional regulator, translating to MFMDKLSSLVGRQSFNARIFFNGTFCDGNRFTGNGMSGQLHLVRSGPVDFVHDDGGIVCITEPSLLFYPRGDNHTLQVHPGHSANLLCAHITFQDGLNNPLARVLPSCLVIPLEEIDGLRNTLELLFDEAGKDDSGSEMIVDRLCDVLLIQVIRREFNSGRLSVGLLAGLSDRQLSLALAAIHERPQEPWSLQSLAQVACMSRAAFTERFRDVMGVPPGEYLTRWRIGVGTRLLREGMPVKQVSSRTGYTSPSTFTRAFTTMMGASPREWLKQAAS from the coding sequence ATGTTTATGGATAAGTTGTCATCGCTGGTCGGTCGTCAGTCCTTCAATGCCCGTATTTTTTTCAATGGAACGTTTTGCGACGGCAATCGCTTCACCGGAAACGGGATGTCGGGCCAACTGCATCTGGTGCGTTCCGGGCCGGTAGACTTCGTGCATGACGACGGTGGCATCGTTTGCATCACGGAGCCGAGCCTGCTGTTTTACCCGCGTGGCGACAATCACACGCTGCAGGTGCATCCCGGCCATTCCGCCAACCTGCTGTGCGCGCACATCACGTTTCAGGATGGGTTGAACAATCCATTGGCGCGCGTGCTGCCATCGTGTCTCGTCATTCCCCTCGAAGAAATCGACGGGCTGCGCAACACCCTGGAGCTTCTGTTCGATGAAGCCGGCAAGGATGACTCCGGTTCAGAAATGATCGTGGACCGCCTGTGCGATGTGCTTCTCATCCAGGTTATCCGCCGCGAATTCAATAGTGGCAGGTTGTCGGTAGGCTTGCTGGCCGGGCTGTCGGACCGCCAGTTGTCCCTGGCGCTGGCCGCTATCCACGAGCGGCCGCAAGAGCCATGGAGCCTGCAGTCGCTGGCCCAGGTCGCCTGCATGTCGCGCGCCGCATTTACCGAACGCTTTCGCGACGTGATGGGTGTCCCGCCCGGCGAATACCTGACGCGCTGGCGCATCGGCGTCGGCACGCGCCTTCTGCGCGAAGGCATGCCGGTCAAGCAGGTCAGCAGCCGCACGGGTTACACCAGCCCATCCACCTTCACGCGCGCCTTCACGACGATGATGGGGGCATCGCCGCGCGAGTGGCTCAAGCAGGCTGCCAGCTGA
- a CDS encoding methyl-accepting chemotaxis protein has translation MNNLRIKHVITAVVSVLILLTITVGAIGFYSTQRAVDLLENLALRSANQQTAVASIELRMEMNRSHILQALQHNPENRFAALHNHPLSVHSQFVSNNSEELRKEIANLRASIVRAETRQEIERWADVSNNFGMALVGEAMRAIEDGRWDLANEMLGKKINPVYAESMKTYRSLDAFMSERNKQQSEQLHAELWTLNLIIIGAILLAVLLACGATIYLVRAIGVPLSKAVDVARRVAAGDLSLRIDVDSSNEFGQLLTALRDMTASLASIVGDVRNGSDTIATASTQIAAGNLDLSARTEQQASAIEETAASVEELTSTVRQNAENARQANGLAASASDVAIRGGAVVTEVIGTMGEINASARRIVDIIAVIDGIAFQTNILALNAAVEAARAGDQGRGFAVVATEVRSLAQRSASAAKEIKELITDSVGKVDSGSRLVDQAGARMEEIVQSVRRVADIMGEITSASAEQSAGIEQIHQAISQMDQGTQQNAALVEEAAGAAQSLQDSAAGLAARVSVFKLAAGPQSPPPVAPAGMASASRALAHRSLAQA, from the coding sequence ATGAACAATCTACGTATCAAGCACGTGATCACTGCCGTGGTTAGCGTGCTCATCCTGCTGACCATTACCGTTGGCGCGATCGGCTTTTATTCGACCCAACGCGCGGTGGATCTGCTTGAAAATCTCGCTCTGCGCTCAGCCAATCAGCAAACTGCTGTTGCAAGTATCGAACTGCGTATGGAAATGAATCGCAGTCATATCCTACAGGCGTTGCAACATAACCCGGAAAACCGGTTTGCAGCGCTCCATAACCACCCACTATCGGTTCATAGTCAGTTCGTATCGAACAACAGCGAGGAATTACGCAAGGAAATCGCCAATCTGCGCGCAAGCATCGTCCGTGCCGAGACGCGGCAAGAGATCGAGCGATGGGCGGACGTCAGCAATAATTTTGGTATGGCGCTGGTCGGTGAGGCCATGCGCGCCATCGAGGATGGCCGGTGGGACCTGGCCAACGAAATGCTCGGGAAGAAAATCAACCCGGTCTACGCCGAATCCATGAAGACCTACAGAAGCCTCGATGCCTTCATGAGCGAACGCAACAAGCAGCAGAGCGAGCAGCTGCACGCGGAACTGTGGACGCTGAACCTGATTATTATCGGCGCCATCCTGCTTGCCGTTCTGCTGGCATGCGGCGCCACCATCTATCTGGTGCGCGCGATCGGCGTTCCGCTGTCGAAGGCTGTCGACGTGGCGCGCCGGGTGGCTGCAGGCGACTTGAGCTTGCGGATCGATGTCGATTCGAGCAACGAGTTCGGTCAACTGCTGACGGCGCTGCGCGACATGACGGCGAGCCTGGCCAGCATCGTCGGCGACGTGCGCAACGGCAGCGACACCATTGCCACCGCTTCCACGCAGATTGCTGCGGGCAATCTGGACCTGTCCGCGCGGACCGAGCAGCAGGCCAGCGCGATCGAAGAAACCGCCGCTTCCGTCGAGGAACTGACCAGCACCGTGCGCCAGAATGCGGAAAACGCGCGCCAGGCCAATGGATTGGCGGCCTCGGCATCCGACGTCGCCATCCGCGGCGGCGCCGTGGTCACCGAAGTGATCGGTACGATGGGTGAAATCAACGCGTCGGCGCGCAGGATCGTCGACATCATCGCGGTGATCGACGGCATTGCGTTCCAGACCAATATTCTGGCCCTGAATGCCGCGGTCGAGGCGGCCCGGGCCGGCGACCAGGGCCGCGGCTTCGCGGTCGTGGCGACCGAAGTGCGCAGCCTGGCCCAGCGCTCGGCCAGCGCCGCCAAGGAAATCAAGGAATTGATCACCGATTCGGTTGGCAAGGTCGACAGCGGCAGCCGCCTGGTCGACCAGGCGGGCGCGAGGATGGAAGAGATCGTGCAGAGTGTGCGCCGTGTGGCCGACATCATGGGCGAGATTACTTCCGCCAGCGCCGAGCAGAGCGCTGGGATCGAACAGATCCACCAGGCCATCAGCCAGATGGACCAGGGAACCCAGCAGAATGCCGCGCTGGTCGAGGAGGCCGCCGGCGCCGCCCAGTCGCTGCAGGACAGTGCTGCGGGACTTGCAGCGCGCGTCAGCGTCTTCAAGCTGGCTGCAGGCCCGCAATCCCCACCGCCGGTCGCACCGGCCGGCATGGCGAGCGCATCCAGAGCGCTTGCACACCGGTCGCTGGCCCAGGCCTGA
- a CDS encoding glycosyltransferase family 9 protein, protein MLRRPLLHRLPVQSVVVFRALHLGDMLCAIPALRALRTALPKAHISLVGLPWAAQFVHRFTAYLDEFLPFPGHPLLPEQTVHQDDLHPFYATVCAREFSLAVQLHGSGDIANHIVSGFGATAMAGHSRGKPLSTEKTVLVPYPETGAEPERLLHLVGQLGAPVAGTHLEFPILREDEDELAASGLVAGLEPGSYICVHPGARQRDTCWPPERFARVADQLADEFGMRVVLTGSADEAPLAQAVADRMHAPAIVAAAPISIGAMAALMSRARLLICNDTGVSHIAAGLGLNSVVIFSKADIARWAPLDRLRHRCIWDPGAERATVVLQHARTLLTGAEPSRQRAAGMWPYW, encoded by the coding sequence ATGCTCCGGCGACCTTTGCTGCATCGTCTTCCGGTCCAGTCCGTCGTGGTATTCCGCGCGCTGCATCTTGGCGACATGCTGTGTGCGATTCCGGCGCTGCGCGCCCTGCGCACCGCCTTGCCCAAGGCCCATATTTCCCTGGTCGGGCTGCCCTGGGCAGCGCAGTTCGTCCACCGGTTTACCGCCTATCTGGATGAATTCCTGCCGTTTCCGGGCCATCCCCTGCTGCCCGAGCAAACCGTCCACCAGGACGACCTGCACCCGTTCTATGCGACGGTGTGCGCGCGCGAATTCAGCCTGGCCGTGCAGCTGCACGGCAGCGGCGACATCGCGAACCACATCGTTTCCGGCTTCGGAGCGACCGCGATGGCGGGCCACAGCCGCGGCAAGCCTTTGAGCACCGAAAAGACCGTCCTCGTCCCCTACCCCGAGACGGGCGCCGAGCCGGAACGCCTGCTGCACCTGGTCGGCCAGCTGGGGGCGCCGGTGGCCGGCACGCACCTCGAGTTCCCGATCCTGCGCGAAGACGAGGACGAGCTTGCCGCCAGCGGCCTGGTGGCAGGACTCGAGCCAGGCAGCTATATCTGCGTGCATCCGGGAGCGCGCCAGCGCGACACCTGCTGGCCGCCGGAACGCTTCGCCAGGGTGGCCGACCAGCTTGCCGACGAGTTCGGCATGCGCGTCGTCCTGACCGGATCGGCGGACGAGGCGCCGCTCGCCCAGGCGGTGGCCGATCGCATGCATGCGCCCGCCATCGTCGCCGCCGCCCCGATCTCGATCGGCGCCATGGCCGCCCTGATGAGCCGCGCGCGCCTGCTGATCTGCAACGACACCGGGGTGTCGCACATCGCGGCCGGGCTGGGGCTGAACAGCGTGGTCATCTTCAGCAAGGCCGACATCGCGCGCTGGGCGCCGCTCGACCGCCTGCGTCACCGCTGCATCTGGGATCCCGGCGCCGAGCGCGCCACCGTCGTGCTGCAGCATGCGCGCACCCTGCTCACCGGCGCCGAACCCAGCAGGCAACGGGCGGCGGGGATGTGGCCATACTGGTGA